The following proteins are encoded in a genomic region of Petrotoga miotherma DSM 10691:
- a CDS encoding ABC transporter ATP-binding protein, with product MLEVENLEVNYGHVKAVKKISFSVNKGEIVTILGSNGAGKTSTLFGILNIVKSKGKVIFEGEDVSNKSTVYMVKKGIVLCPENRRIFSSLTVEENLKMGTYLRGDYSKNSKYVYDLFPVLKERKKQKAGSLSGGEQQMLALGRALMASPKLLMLDEPSLGLAPIIIDEIYSVLKTLKESNIPILLVEQNAIKSLKISDRAYILENGNVAHQGVSKEMLNDERLKKSYLGK from the coding sequence ATGCTTGAAGTTGAAAATTTAGAAGTTAATTATGGTCATGTAAAGGCGGTAAAAAAAATTTCTTTTTCTGTGAATAAAGGTGAAATAGTTACTATTTTAGGTTCCAATGGAGCAGGTAAAACTTCAACACTTTTTGGAATTTTGAACATAGTTAAATCAAAGGGTAAGGTAATTTTTGAAGGTGAAGATGTAAGTAATAAAAGTACTGTTTATATGGTAAAAAAAGGTATTGTGTTATGTCCCGAAAATAGAAGAATCTTTTCAAGTTTAACAGTGGAAGAAAATTTGAAAATGGGAACCTACTTAAGGGGAGATTATTCGAAAAATTCCAAATATGTTTACGATCTTTTCCCTGTTTTAAAAGAGAGAAAAAAACAAAAAGCAGGTTCATTATCTGGAGGAGAACAACAGATGTTGGCATTGGGCAGGGCGCTTATGGCTTCTCCAAAGTTGTTGATGTTAGATGAGCCTTCCTTGGGATTGGCACCAATAATAATTGATGAAATATACAGTGTATTAAAAACTTTAAAAGAATCCAATATTCCAATTTTGCTCGTGGAACAAAACGCAATAAAATCACTAAAAATAAGTGATAGAGCCTATATATTAGAAAATGGTAACGTTGCACATCAAGGAGTATCCAAGGAAATGTTGAATGATGAGAGATTAAAAAAGTCATATTTGGGGAAATAA
- a CDS encoding acetate kinase, whose protein sequence is MKILVINSGSSSLKYQILEMENESCLVKGLVERIGEQESDIEQESEGKEYKNITKIKDHEEALKKAMELITDPEYGCLKELGEIDAVGHRVVHGGEEFFSSVLIDEEVIKAIEDNAELAPLHNPPNLMGIKAAKKLLPKVPQVAVFDTSFHHSMPEKAYMYGLPYELYQKYKIRRYGFHGTSHRYVSKKASEILKKDMKELKMITAHLGNGASLAAIDRGKVIDTSMGFTPLEGLIMGTRSGDIDPGIVLFLTRKGYSVDEADDLLNKRSGVYGLSEMSNDMRDIRKGIENGDKKAKLAYDVYVYRLAKYIGSYITVLKGLDALVFTAGVGENDEHVRMDVCNYLDFFGVKIDKEKNTLLNRKEGIISTSDSDVGILIVKTDEELMIAQDTKRIFKKFQNVAKKIEV, encoded by the coding sequence GGAAGTTCATCCTTAAAATATCAAATATTAGAAATGGAAAACGAAAGTTGTCTGGTTAAAGGGTTGGTTGAAAGAATAGGAGAACAAGAGTCAGATATTGAGCAAGAAAGCGAAGGAAAAGAGTACAAAAACATAACCAAGATAAAAGACCATGAAGAAGCGTTAAAAAAAGCTATGGAATTGATCACTGATCCTGAATATGGATGTTTAAAAGAATTAGGTGAGATAGATGCGGTTGGGCACAGGGTAGTACATGGAGGAGAAGAGTTTTTCTCTTCCGTACTGATAGATGAAGAAGTTATTAAAGCTATAGAAGATAACGCTGAACTTGCTCCTTTACATAATCCTCCCAATTTGATGGGCATAAAAGCTGCTAAAAAATTATTACCCAAAGTACCCCAAGTAGCGGTATTTGATACATCATTTCATCATTCGATGCCAGAGAAGGCGTACATGTATGGATTACCTTACGAACTTTATCAAAAGTACAAGATAAGGCGGTACGGATTCCATGGAACCAGTCACAGGTACGTATCTAAAAAAGCCTCTGAGATATTAAAAAAAGATATGAAGGAATTAAAGATGATAACGGCACATTTGGGTAACGGTGCATCTTTAGCTGCGATTGACAGAGGAAAAGTGATCGATACATCGATGGGGTTCACACCTTTGGAAGGATTGATAATGGGAACAAGAAGCGGAGATATAGATCCAGGCATCGTTCTTTTCCTTACAAGAAAAGGTTACAGCGTAGATGAAGCGGACGATTTGTTGAACAAAAGAAGTGGTGTTTATGGTTTAAGTGAAATGAGCAACGACATGAGAGATATCCGAAAAGGAATAGAAAATGGGGATAAAAAGGCAAAGTTAGCATATGATGTGTATGTATATCGTTTAGCAAAATACATTGGAAGTTATATAACCGTACTAAAAGGATTAGATGCGTTGGTATTCACAGCAGGGGTGGGAGAAAATGACGAACATGTAAGAATGGATGTCTGTAATTATTTAGACTTCTTTGGAGTTAAAATTGATAAAGAAAAAAATACTTTGTTGAATAGAAAAGAAGGAATTATCTCAACTTCAGACTCCGATGTGGGAATTTTAATAGTAAAAACTGATGAAGAATTAATGATAGCTCAGGATACAAAAAGAATATTTAAAAAGTTTCAAAATGTGGCTAAAAAGATAGAGGTGTAG
- a CDS encoding ABC transporter substrate-binding protein, which yields MKRFIGMVFVVLMLVSGFSEVGVTDDKILVGTFQAMSGPVAPIGRPMAQGMQAYFNYINDNGGIYGRKIELIVADDQFNPAKTVVEVRRMVEQDGVFSIVGGLGTPGILAVQDYLNDNGVPFVYQGGGSIEFSLPPREYIFPVQPNYIVEGNIVMNYLVEKGHERIAIVYRNAEDGQEFSDSAVGTLKALGMEPVANIAVDPFKSDFTSEVTRLLSAKPDAVAVMLFLPQSVGFVRQAKQFGMTDQRYLLTYSNADVSYLQLAQEAGDGVEVMAWVAVDFTNPEEPAIKIWQEYYEGIPNAYAIAGMIAAEVFVEGVKRAGPDLTREGLVSALETLDNWKGNYITLGDENHGLSYKPVSEGFDSRMGMTSMYVLKSVLTEQGLVWDFASSWIHYSVESLLEVL from the coding sequence GTGAAAAGATTTATTGGTATGGTTTTTGTGGTTTTGATGTTAGTTTCAGGTTTTTCAGAAGTAGGGGTAACTGATGATAAGATCTTAGTAGGTACTTTTCAAGCCATGTCGGGACCTGTTGCACCTATAGGAAGACCGATGGCGCAAGGTATGCAAGCTTATTTTAATTACATCAACGACAACGGTGGCATCTATGGAAGAAAGATTGAGTTAATAGTAGCTGATGATCAGTTCAACCCTGCTAAAACGGTTGTAGAAGTTAGAAGAATGGTTGAGCAAGATGGAGTTTTTTCCATCGTCGGAGGGCTAGGTACTCCAGGTATTTTAGCTGTGCAAGATTATCTGAATGATAACGGGGTTCCCTTTGTTTATCAAGGTGGGGGCTCTATAGAATTTAGTCTTCCGCCGAGAGAGTATATTTTCCCTGTTCAACCTAATTACATAGTAGAAGGGAACATTGTAATGAACTATTTGGTAGAAAAGGGACATGAAAGAATAGCAATCGTTTATAGAAATGCAGAAGATGGTCAAGAGTTTAGCGACTCAGCAGTAGGTACATTAAAAGCCCTGGGGATGGAGCCCGTTGCAAACATAGCAGTAGACCCTTTTAAAAGTGACTTCACGTCTGAAGTAACACGTTTGTTATCTGCTAAACCTGATGCCGTAGCTGTTATGTTGTTCCTTCCCCAATCTGTTGGTTTTGTGCGCCAAGCCAAACAATTTGGGATGACTGATCAAAGGTATCTTTTGACGTATTCAAACGCCGATGTGAGTTATCTACAATTAGCTCAAGAAGCGGGAGACGGTGTTGAGGTAATGGCTTGGGTTGCTGTGGATTTTACAAACCCTGAAGAACCTGCGATAAAAATATGGCAAGAATACTACGAAGGTATTCCTAACGCCTATGCTATTGCTGGTATGATAGCTGCAGAAGTTTTCGTTGAAGGTGTTAAAAGGGCAGGGCCTGATTTGACTAGAGAAGGTTTAGTTTCCGCTTTGGAGACTTTAGACAATTGGAAAGGTAATTATATCACCCTTGGTGACGAAAATCATGGTTTGAGTTATAAGCCGGTGTCCGAAGGCTTTGATTCTCGAATGGGAATGACTTCTATGTATGTTCTAAAATCTGTTTTAACCGAGCAAGGATTAGTTTGGGACTTTGCTTCAAGTTGGATACATTATTCTGTTGAATCGTTGTTAGAAGTTTTATAA
- a CDS encoding ABC transporter ATP-binding protein codes for MLEVKNVTVAFGGLKAVNDFSMKLVQGKIHALIGPNGAGKTTLFNTITRIVNPQNGDILFKGESLLKLDTHDIIYRGISRTFQNLQLFQAMNVFENIYSGLIHKYNDSLFSVVSKSKSNFDKEARDKVLEVAEMFDIKNRLASYPSGLTYGMLKRVEMARAVISDPDLLLLDEPAAGLNYYETEEIKNIIQMVNKRGKTILLVEHDMNVVMTVSDLVTVMNFGKKIAEGTPEEVSNNEEVVKVYLGEDENA; via the coding sequence ATGCTTGAAGTCAAAAACGTTACCGTAGCATTTGGCGGTTTAAAGGCTGTTAACGATTTCTCTATGAAATTAGTGCAAGGAAAGATTCATGCTCTTATCGGTCCTAATGGAGCTGGGAAAACAACTTTGTTCAATACAATTACCAGGATAGTTAATCCCCAAAATGGAGATATTTTATTCAAAGGTGAATCTCTTTTAAAATTAGATACCCACGACATAATATATAGAGGCATATCGAGGACTTTTCAAAATTTACAACTTTTTCAGGCTATGAACGTTTTTGAAAACATCTATAGTGGATTAATACACAAATATAATGACTCCCTTTTCTCTGTGGTTTCTAAATCAAAATCGAATTTTGATAAAGAAGCAAGAGATAAGGTTTTAGAAGTGGCTGAGATGTTTGACATAAAAAATAGGCTCGCTTCTTATCCTTCTGGACTCACTTATGGGATGCTAAAAAGAGTTGAAATGGCTAGAGCAGTTATTTCTGATCCAGATCTTCTCTTATTAGATGAACCTGCAGCGGGTTTAAATTATTATGAAACCGAGGAGATAAAAAACATTATACAAATGGTCAATAAAAGAGGGAAGACGATATTGTTGGTGGAACATGATATGAATGTTGTAATGACTGTTTCTGATTTAGTAACCGTTATGAATTTTGGGAAGAAAATTGCTGAAGGAACTCCCGAAGAAGTGTCAAATAACGAAGAAGTAGTAAAAGTGTACTTGGGGGAAGATGAAAATGCTTGA